The nucleotide window GTTTAGTTTTTCTGCTTTGATTGAAAAACTAAAGGAAGGAATAGCGGACTGGTTGCATCCAGCTTTCATAAACATTTAATATAATAATTTTGATATATTTTAATACATTATGAAAGAAAATAGTAACATGGATAAGCCTTTAAGTTTAGCCTTAAAGCGTCTGAATAATGTGTCAGTTTTCTATAGTATTTGATAAAAGTAAATTGGAAAAAGTATTCTCTCCTTTAAAAAAGGGGGAATTTTAGTATGCTTTTTAATAAGAAGATTGACCAATTATCCAAAATACTTTTCTTAAATACTGTAAATTGTCAAAGCCAAAGGCAATATAATCATTCGAATTAATCTTGATGCTCTATTTTTTCTTTATTTTCTTTATCTTTATCTTCATCAATTTCGGTTGTCGCTTTTTTAAAATTCCGTATGCTTTTGCCTATTGCTGTTCCAATTTCTGGCAATTTGCCCGCTCCAAAAACTATAAGAACAATAACAAGAATTACCATTAACTCTGGCATTCCAATTCCGCCTAACATAATAATGACTCCTTAAATTATTTTATTGATATATAATATATAACCCGCATATTTTCAGGATTATTTAAACGAACTCTTTTACTACCATATTTAATTCTACTCTAACAACAAAAAAACAGCTTGACTTTAAATGAACAATAAAGAAAACTCTATATTGTAAAGCAAATTTTGGGGATTAAAATTTTTATTTTTTAGATTATTGATACAATAATCAATAAATAAAATCGATATCTAAGGCTAAAAATACTAATGATAGAATAAAAATATTTTGTTAATGATAATATTGTCAGTAATAAATTTTGAAAGGAGAATTTAATTATGTCTAATTTTTCAGCTAACTGTCTTCCAGCATTAATTGGAAGCCTGCCCATGGATGATCACGCTGAAGCTACAAAAATGATGCTAAAATATTCTTATGAAATTCCTTTATGGGTACAGCTTCCTAAATATAAAAAAGAAGGAATGATATCCCAATTTTTAGAAGGATTCCCATGCGCAAAAATTGAAGATGGAAAAGTATCCATAAAAAATGACGACCCAATTTTTGATGAAAAATTCCTTGAATTTTATGAAGATTATATTGGCGTAGAAGAAGGAACAAAGGATTTATTAGAATCAAGATTTGCATTAAGTATAAATGTTGCAAAAGGTTTTTTTGAACTTATAAAACACCTTGAGCCTATCAAAGATAATATTTTTGCGGTCAAAGGACAGATTACAGGTCCAGTTACTCTTGGAACAGGTATAACTGATTATCAAGGACGAGCTATTTTTTATGATGAACGACTTAGGGATGCAATTGTTAAACTTGTTGCCGCAAATTCCAGATGGCAGATAAGAATGCTTTCAAAATTTAATAAGCCTGTTATAATATTCATGGATGAGCCCGCAGTTTCAGCTTACGGGTCTTCCAGCTTTATCAGCATAGAAAAGCATGAAATAACCGACTGCATAAATGAAGCTATAGATGCCATTCACAAAGAAAAAGGTATAGCTGGAATACATATATGCTCTAATGCGGAATGGTCTTTAGCACTTAATTCAAATATAGATATAATTAGCTTTGACGCTTACGCATATTTTGATAAATTCATTCTTTATTCAGAAGAGATAAAAAAATTTATAAATAAAGGAGGAATATTAGCATGGGGAATAATTCCTACAGCAGAACCTGAAGAAATTGAAAAAATATCAATTGAAATTTTATTTAACTTATGGGAAAAACAAGCCGCCAAATTAGAAACTATTGGCATTGATAAATCAACTATAATTAAGCAATCATTGATTACACCAAGTTGTGGCACAGGCACTCTTAGCTTAAAATACGCTGAAAAAGTTCTTAGGCTTACAAAAGAATTATCAGAAAATCTTAGAAAAAAATATCAGGTTTTATGATGGATATTGATATTTATAAGAAACCAAGTTTTAAACATTTTTGGAAAAAATTGCTTCCAAATAATCATCAAATATTAAGAAAGGAATTTTTAATGACAACAAATAAAACACACTTTGCAGGATCTTCTAAATATGTTCTTGATGAAGAACTTGCAAAAATTGTAAACATCTCAATTGCCCTTGAAATGCCTCTGCTCTTAAAAGGCGAGCCAGGAACAGGCAAAACAATGCTTGCTCATGCAATAGCTCAAAGTTTAAATATGCCTTTAATTATTCTTAATGTTAAATCAAGCATGAAACTTATAGATGCTTTATATCAATATGACACATTAACAAGACTTAATGATAGCCGATTCGGAGATTCAAAGCGTGATGTCAGCAACATCGAAGAATATATAAAAATGGGAAAGATCGGACAAGCTTTTGTTGCCGATGAAAGAACAATTCTTTTGATAGACGAAATAGACAAAGCTGACACTGATTTTCAAGATGACATGCTGGACGTTTTAGATCAAATGCAGTTTGATATTATAGAAATAGATAAGACTATAGGCACTAAACACAGGCCTGTAATAATAATAACGTCAAATGCTAAAAAAGACCTTTCGGATCCTTTTTTAGGAAGATGCAATTTCCATCATATCGCTTTTCCTGACCCTAAAATGATGAGAAAAATTATTGATTCACATTTTTCAAACATTGATGATGATCTTGCCGATAATGCTATTGCTACTTTTTATAAGCTTAGAGAGATTGATGGCATTGAAAAAAGACCCGCTACAAGGGAGCTTATAAATTGGATACGAGCTTTAAAAGCTGACCCTGATTTTAATCCAAAAAAATTAGTAAAAGGCGAAGCGCCATTTCTTGGCATTTTATTTAAAAAATCCCATGATCATGAAAAAGCAACAACTTTTGTAACAAAAAGAAGACTGTATTAAAAAGGGCTGTAAGCTATGTTTATCAATTTTTTTTATCAATTAAAAGAATCAGGCATTCCGGTTACACCTACGTCTTTTTTAACATTTCACAAAGCGCTTTCTTTAGGAATGATTAATTCGTTAGACGACCTTTATATTGCTTCAAGGGCGATACTCGTAAAAAGCGAAAGATATTTTGATCTATTTGATCAGATTTTTGCCCATGAATTTAAAGGAGCTGAACTACCAGACAATGAAGGGTTAGATTTGACTGAGGTTGCTAAAGCTCTTCTCGAAGAATGGCTTAAAAATCCAGAAGAGCTTGCCAGTATGTTAGGAATTGATCCTGAACAATTAGCTAAATTAAGCCCTGATGAGCTTATAGAATATTTTAAAGAACGCTTAAAAGAACAAACTGAAAGACATGAAGGCGGCAATAAATGGATCGGAACAGGAGGTACTTCGCCAGTTGGTCATTCTGGATATCATCCAGGAGGTATGAGAGTCGGAGGAGTATCAAGGAATAAATCGGCCATTAAAGTTGCAATGGAAAGGCGATATAAAGATTATTCGGGTAGAGGTATTCTTACTCAAGCCATGATAGGGGAAGCATTAAAACGTCTTAGAAATTTAAAACCTGAAGGACCAAAAGACCGAGTTAATATAGAATCAACCATATATAGAACTATCAAAAATGGAGGAGAAATCGAAATTATTTTTGATAGAAGTCTAAAAGATCGTCTGAAAATTATACTCGCAATAGATAACGGAGGATGGTCAATGGATCCCTATGTCGAAGTAG belongs to Desulfobacterales bacterium and includes:
- a CDS encoding twin-arginine translocase TatA/TatE family subunit; this translates as MLGGIGMPELMVILVIVLIVFGAGKLPEIGTAIGKSIRNFKKATTEIDEDKDKENKEKIEHQD
- a CDS encoding MoxR family ATPase, with protein sequence MTTNKTHFAGSSKYVLDEELAKIVNISIALEMPLLLKGEPGTGKTMLAHAIAQSLNMPLIILNVKSSMKLIDALYQYDTLTRLNDSRFGDSKRDVSNIEEYIKMGKIGQAFVADERTILLIDEIDKADTDFQDDMLDVLDQMQFDIIEIDKTIGTKHRPVIIITSNAKKDLSDPFLGRCNFHHIAFPDPKMMRKIIDSHFSNIDDDLADNAIATFYKLREIDGIEKRPATRELINWIRALKADPDFNPKKLVKGEAPFLGILFKKSHDHEKATTFVTKRRLY